The following is a genomic window from Theobroma cacao cultivar B97-61/B2 chromosome 10, Criollo_cocoa_genome_V2, whole genome shotgun sequence.
CGTTTCTTTTTGATTCTGTTGAAAATCTtggaaatgaaagaaaatcttTTCCTGTTTGGTTCTCggaaaaaaagtttttccttgaattttctgTCTTCGTTTCCCGGGaaaattagtttttgttttctttttcttttttccttttctttttgggtcAAGTTTGATATTTAACTTAGTAAAAAGTTGCTTATGTTTGGTCCGTTGGTTTACTTTAACTTAACATAGTTTAGTTGAAAGGTGTGTGTGTTTTGTTCAAGTATAATATCAGgctttgaaaaaataaaattttgaaaattctcatatatttcattattttggaATTTGTTTGGTTGCTCAGAAAATTATGGAAATGAATAAGAATTTTATGCTACATACttttatgaataattttttaaaattgaaatttgaattgaattcAAGGATTATTTTGACATGGCATTTGTTGGAATAAATTTTTTGCAGGCTACAAAAGGAGCTGATGGCTCTCATGGTATGTGAATCCTTTTTACTGTTCTAATTTTGGAAACctcatttctttatttgatGTTTTGTTTGGTTTTATCTTTGTTTTATTGGATGAAGTATCATTGTGAAAACAAGGCTTGCTAGAGTTTTATCAATAGTGATTCTTTATGTGTCAGCATTGTTATCAAACCTTGATTAAGTGATTTTAATGATAATATCCATTTTGAAGGGTCTGAGGTATGTTTAAATGGTCTATAGAAGGAATTAGGCACCTAGTTTTAAGGAATGGCAGCTTACCTGCTGATTGTTGTTATGTTTTCATAGTATTGGatcttctttttcccttttccctCATTGGCAATTAGGGGAACGGATGCGACTTCGTCTATGGAGGAGATGTTTGGTTACCAATTAGGCTATGCCTTGGCCACAGTATAATTTCTCATCTTAAATTTAAGTCTAAAGTGGAGCTGGTGGTATAATATGTCATGTAAACACTGAGAGTTTCATGTATGCTTCATCAAGTGTATATGGCATAGATCTCCTGAAAATAAATCTAACTTGAAATGGAGATTTTAGACTAAAGCACGAATTAGCCCTTGAACTATCTCAAATTTTTCAGAAAAGcgtttattcttttattgtacCCAAGTAAGGCCTTATTCTATGATTTTTACCAAAATAAGCTCTTTTGTTCACAAACAGATGTCACGTTATATATGTGATCTTGACGGTTGTTAAGCTCATGGCCAGTTGACATCCTTCACACTCATGTAATAGTTTATGTGGCTTTTCTAATATGGCGAAATTGGCTGACTAGAATGACTGTCTTAGGAGGGAAGTTTTTCCCATTTAGCCAATTTCTTCATGTAAGGAAAGTCAAGTCAGCATCCATGTGTGCAGAAGATGTCAGGTAGCCATGGGCCTAATAGCTGTTGAGgtcatttgataaatttaaacatattttcgTCAACATAAGGGTTCATTTAGGACAAATCATAATATAAGGGCTTATTTAGGTACAATAAGAAAAGGGGGCTTATTTAGgtaaactaagaaagttcaagagcttatttagtattttagccaagattttaATGTGACATCAGATATGGTTTTGACTTTTTAGGTTACAGAAGGTTGATGGACTTGAGTGCATGCAGACGTGCACACACATCCACATTTGTTTGAGCACATTTATATTCACAAGCCTGCAAAAACATTTACTTtaataagagaaaagaaaagatatggAGTCAAACGACTCAAGGGAGAAACTGATCAAACTTCAAGGTAGTAGCATGCAGATTCCTGCATGTGGGAAAAACCTTTTAGAGCACTGCTTCATGGAATATCTGATATTGTTTTCTGCTGCAGATGACTGAAGGAGATCTTGGAGTGTCGGCTTTTCCTGAAGGTGAAAGCATTTTTGCATGGATTGGCACAATTGAGGGTGGAAAGGGAACTATGTATGAGGGTTTATCGTACAAAATTTCTATGCGCTTCCCATTGGACTATCCTTTCAAACCACCACAAGTAAAGTTCGAGACAATGTGTTTCCATCCCAATGTCGACCAGTTTGGCAATATTTGCCTTGACATTCTTCAGGTATCAATTTACTTGGTATATAGCTTCCAAGAAAACTCCTGTGCTGCTGAAGATCTTAATGatgagataaaaagaaaaaaggattCTTTGATCCATTTTCTTTGAAGTGTGGACGTACCTAGTGAAATTGGTTGGAtgttttaagttaattatatctAACCTTGAAGGACCTAGGATAGTTGATGTTAGAGTTTGTTTTGTAGCACTTTCTGGTTCCAATATCTGGATAGTTGAGAAGAGGGTTGCTCTTAAGACTGATCTGAAAATTCTTCATGTTTACAATTGCTGGAATTGCTAGAAATTTCTATATTCCCTCGCTTTGCCTGCTACCTCTTCTAGTTGCATTCTTATATACTTGCATAGTGGAATTGCAGTTCCAGTCTCTGTTTACCAAATTTTTCACGATACTCATAAATCCTTACTTCATATTATTACAGGATAAGTGGTCTTCTGCTTATGATTGTAGGACCATTCTTTTGTCTGTTCAAAGTCTACTAGGAGGTCTGCTTGCTCTTCTCTACATGTTTGATCTATGAAACAGATAATTTCTTTGTCATTCTGATTGCTTAAGAAATTTCATCCATGCAGAGCCAAACCCTGAGAGTCCTCTCAACACCTATGCTGCAGCATTATTGAACAATGAGGAAGGTATGAACAAAAATTAGCTTTTCGAACTAACACTTCCGTTTTGATGTTCTTTCCGGTTTAAATGCATCCAGATCACTGCACCTTTTCTTTAGGTTGATGAGTTATGTGGCTTAAGCATTACTAAGCTCAGAAATATATAATACCCTTTTTTACTGCTCTGCATGTTCCATCGATGACTGAACTAGCATATCTCCATCTAAACATTTGTCGAGATATTCTAGGTAATCAAAAGAGCATTGCCTTCTCGATTTTTGTTGGAATCTTTTGCCACGGTTTTGCAGTACTAGAGTTTGCAAATTATGgtgtttcaaatttaaatttcagTGCAGCCAACAACTTTTGATATGGAATAGAACTTAATTGTATCAGATTCACcatgatattttcttttctttcttcagaTTACAGGAAAATGGTCCAAGAACAGTACTTTGGTGAAAAAACATCAGAGAGCTGATATGCAGAGAGTCCATCTTTGATTCCATATCAGCATGTCTGTTTTTTCTGACAGAATTTCTCGACAAAGCTTCAAAGGAAGAGCAATATAATTCAGAATTTAATAGCAGTGGCATCAATCAATGTACATTCAATCAGTAACCCAACTTGGAATTTATATCATGTTACACAAGAAACACACGGAATTTGCATGAATCTGTCTTTCCATAAATATGTTTGTGACATCACTCTTGTAATTGCAAGCAAAATAAAGTCTATAGTGGAGGTAAATTTCTTGAGTCAGACTAAAAAGGGGTGTTCATATTCTTCTTGGTAACATATTGTATCAGTCTACCTCAATAAATCATTGTGGAGTTTAACCAAATGAAGAATTAAGAGTTGAgggtttttattcttttttgtttttgtctttcCCTTCTTTGGGCACCTTCCTCTAACTATGATAGATGCATGGGATACATATTTCTCAAATTACATGCGTATGAAAGTCACCTTCCAAATGTATAGAAATGTTGCTGGTAATCACTGAATATGACACTTCTGTTTGTAGACATGGGGCTTTTTCTGTTCATGTATGAGCACATTATATCACaggaaagagaggaaagactgaaaagaagaaatggcATTCGAAGCCAAGTTTGTTCAGAAATAAGTCATAAATCTCCATGAATATGTACaaaaaatggggtttaaagagaaaaataaaccATAAATGTACCAAAGGTAACTTGAATCATTCTTCCTTTGAACCATCAGCAAGAGCAGGTGCCTTGCATATGGGGCAGGCATTTTTCACTGCCAACCATCTTTTGATGCAGAGAAGGTGGTAATCATGTCCGCAGCGCATCATCCCAATTCCATCACCGTTCTTGTACTCCTGCAGGTTTAACAAGAAAAGAGCACAAGCTAAAATTCCCCAGTTGGAGAAAGTTTCAAATGAGATGGAATATATCAAAAGGGACAAACAGGACTTCCAAACCTCAAATCCTAAGAAATTACTAACAACT
Proteins encoded in this region:
- the LOC18586370 gene encoding probable ubiquitin-conjugating enzyme E2 C; translation: MEDRPNRTVDNSSTSPQQHQSHAAAASSKQPVTAPDAVDTTSVTQRLQKELMALMMTEGDLGVSAFPEGESIFAWIGTIEGGKGTMYEGLSYKISMRFPLDYPFKPPQVKFETMCFHPNVDQFGNICLDILQDKWSSAYDCRTILLSVQSLLGEPNPESPLNTYAAALLNNEEDYRKMVQEQYFGEKTSES